In uncultured Fretibacterium sp., a genomic segment contains:
- a CDS encoding chromate transporter, with amino-acid sequence MRRLWSIFVRFFRIGAFTIGGGIVMLGVIESEVRAMGEFTDEEIADMIVLATAVPGPIATNLSFVAGRALAGWRGACAAVLGTSLPPFFSILFLSSLILNHMSNPWMVAFFLGAGAGVAVVVWNSLWKMIRASVFVGLPQMLAFAVTAALLIVWDVHPFLALGAGALVSIAGGWLRSRTGTGSPS; translated from the coding sequence CTTTTTCAGGATCGGCGCCTTCACCATCGGCGGGGGCATCGTCATGCTGGGGGTCATCGAGTCCGAGGTCCGCGCCATGGGCGAGTTCACCGACGAGGAGATCGCGGACATGATCGTGCTGGCCACCGCCGTGCCGGGCCCCATCGCGACGAACCTCTCCTTCGTCGCGGGCAGGGCGCTGGCGGGGTGGAGGGGAGCCTGCGCCGCCGTCCTCGGGACATCCCTGCCCCCCTTCTTCAGCATCCTTTTCCTGTCCTCGCTGATCCTGAACCACATGTCGAACCCCTGGATGGTCGCCTTTTTCCTCGGTGCGGGGGCGGGGGTTGCGGTGGTGGTCTGGAACTCCCTCTGGAAGATGATCCGGGCCTCCGTGTTCGTCGGCCTGCCCCAGATGCTGGCCTTCGCCGTGACGGCCGCCCTGCTGATCGTCTGGGATGTCCACCCCTTTCTTGCCCTGGGTGCAGGAGCGCTGGTCTCCATCGCTGGGGGATGGCTGAGGTCCCGGACCGGTACGGGGAGCCCGTCATGA
- a CDS encoding chromate transporter, whose protein sequence is MAEVPDRYGEPVMNTIAVLVAVFAKVALGAFGGGLATIPFIHHELVAARPWLTETMFVQTISLAQMTPGPVALNSATFVGYRLAGFWGSLWASAALVGTPILVIALLLWLISLASERMRGRIEAFQRALRPAVAGMLLVAFWTLARPLMPRDLFSLRSTLPGLLLVGLVAVCFALSRLRLFRAYPQLLILASALAGLCLKGLLS, encoded by the coding sequence ATGGCTGAGGTCCCGGACCGGTACGGGGAGCCCGTCATGAACACCATCGCCGTGCTGGTTGCCGTTTTCGCCAAGGTGGCGCTGGGGGCCTTCGGCGGAGGGCTCGCCACGATACCCTTCATCCATCACGAGCTGGTCGCGGCGCGTCCCTGGCTGACGGAGACGATGTTTGTCCAGACCATCTCCCTGGCTCAGATGACGCCGGGGCCGGTGGCCCTGAACTCCGCGACCTTCGTAGGGTACCGCTTGGCGGGGTTCTGGGGATCGCTCTGGGCCAGTGCGGCCCTCGTGGGGACGCCCATCCTGGTGATCGCGCTCCTCCTGTGGCTGATCTCCCTGGCCTCGGAGCGGATGCGGGGGCGCATCGAGGCCTTTCAGAGGGCCCTGCGCCCCGCCGTGGCGGGGATGCTCCTGGTGGCCTTCTGGACCCTGGCCCGTCCTCTGATGCCCAGGGACCTCTTCTCCCTGAGGTCGACCCTCCCCGGCCTGCTGTTGGTCGGGTTGGTCGCCGTATGTTTCGCCCTGTCCCGACTCCGGCTCTTCCGGGCCTATCCGCAGCTCCTGATCCTGGCCTCGGCGCTGGCCGGGCTTTGCCTGAAAGGGCTTCTGTCCTGA